The Aedes aegypti strain LVP_AGWG chromosome 3, AaegL5.0 Primary Assembly, whole genome shotgun sequence genome contains a region encoding:
- the LOC5573269 gene encoding phosphopantothenoylcysteine decarboxylase, with the protein MSKKNILIGCTGSVATIKLPLLIQKLRESNSNVEIKVIVTQNAEHFFAAADIPEDVPIHRDADEWSSWSGRGDPVLHIELGKWADLMVIAPLDANSLAKMASGLCDNLLLCTARAWDLGKPLFFAPAMNTRMWEHPITAPQIDTLKSWGFREIPCVAKTLMCGDTGLGAMAEVDTIVQWIGRCLVELELRGT; encoded by the coding sequence ATGTCCAAAAAGAACATTCTGATCGGGTGCACCGGAAGTGTGGCCACGATCAAACTTCCGTTACTGATTCAAAAACTGCGTGAGTCCAATTCGAACGTTGAAATTAAAGTGATAGTTACCCAAAACGCGGAGCATTTCTTCGCCGCAGCGGACATCCCTGAGGATGTCCCCATACACCGGGATGCCGACGAGTGGAGTAGCTGGAGTGGTCGCGGAGATCCGGTACTGCACATCGAGCTGGGCAAGTGGGCGGATCTGATGGTGATTGCACCGTTGGACGCCAACAGTTTGGCCAAAATGGCATCGGGGCTGTGCGACAATCTACTGCTGTGTACGGCGAGGGCTTGGGATTTGGGGAAACCGTTGTTCTTCGCGCCAGCCATGAACACCCGGATGTGGGAGCATCCGATAACGGCGCCACAGATCGACACGCTCAAGTCGTGGGGTTTTAGGGAGATTCCCTGTGTGGCCAAGACGCTGATGTGCGGCGATACTGGGTTGGGAGCGATGGCCGAAGTCGATACGATTGTGCAGTGGATTGGGAGGTGTTTGGTGGAGCTGGAGTTGCGGGGAACTTAG
- the LOC5576073 gene encoding cytochrome c oxidase assembly protein COX19: protein MTSMTFGQKKFIPTAPEKGSFPLDHEGQCKKLMLYYMRCLRANNDDNSACRQESKAYLQCRMDNNLMAKEEFSKLGFADLESESAKKSEQK, encoded by the coding sequence ATGACGTCGATGACCTTTGGGCAGAAAAAGTTCATACCCACGGCGCCGGAAAAGGGCAGCTTCCCGCTGGACCACGAGGGTCAATGCAAGAAGCTGATGCTGTACTACATGCGCTGCCTGCGGGCCAACAACGACGATAACTCCGCCTGCCGGCAAGAATCCAAAGCTTACCTGCAGTGTCGCATGGACAACAATCTGATGGCCAAGGAGGAATTTTCCAAGCTCGGCTTCGCCGATCTCGAAAGTGAAAGTGCTAAGAAGAGTGAACAGAAGTGA